The following are encoded together in the Pseudodesulfovibrio indicus genome:
- a CDS encoding LysE family translocator: MLTPEVTGAFFAASVLLGLAPGPDNLFVLSQSALHGRCAGLSVMLGLCTGLLVHTSAVAFGVAVIFQTSALAFSLLKYAGAAYLAWLAWGALRAPASTLPPGSTPAVSRWKLYRRGILMNVTNPKVSVFFLAFLPQFADPARGSVTVQMLLLGGLFIAATVLVFGAIALLAGTLGQWLARSARAQVILNRLAGLVFLGLALKLATAER, translated from the coding sequence ATGCTGACCCCGGAGGTGACCGGCGCGTTTTTCGCGGCCAGCGTGCTGCTCGGGCTGGCGCCGGGGCCGGACAACCTGTTCGTGCTCTCGCAGTCGGCCCTGCACGGGCGTTGCGCCGGACTTTCGGTGATGCTCGGCCTGTGCACCGGGCTGCTGGTCCACACCTCCGCCGTGGCCTTCGGGGTGGCCGTGATCTTCCAGACCTCGGCCCTGGCCTTCTCGCTGCTCAAGTACGCGGGCGCGGCCTATCTCGCCTGGCTGGCGTGGGGCGCGCTGCGCGCCCCGGCCTCGACCCTGCCGCCCGGCTCGACGCCCGCCGTGAGCCGCTGGAAGCTCTACCGGCGGGGTATCCTGATGAACGTCACCAACCCCAAGGTGTCGGTCTTCTTCCTGGCCTTCCTGCCGCAGTTCGCGGACCCAGCGCGCGGCTCGGTCACGGTCCAGATGCTGCTCCTGGGCGGGCTGTTCATCGCGGCCACGGTCCTGGTCTTCGGGGCCATCGCCCTGCTGGCCGGGACCCTGGGCCAATGGCTGGCCCGGTCCGCCCGCGCCCAGGTGATCCTCAATCGGCTGGCCGGACTGGTCTTCCTCGGCCTGGCCCTGAAGCTGGCCACCGCCGAGCGGTAG
- a CDS encoding methyl-accepting chemotaxis protein, with translation MKFNRLPIFARLAIGFSLLALLFTGFAVFQEQAIDGLSDFQEQQKTAAAEVVSLLRLDSRLEAINGFFAHALIRQDLSDARKKSVELKARAAEDLKLVEGLGKELGMESNVAELTAAYGQLMDMMDKELLPLLQKSDASRLRLYSMSQRVEKQFQIAMDQTDALLEGVNERLLSRQASFTTTLEHLSETTTLVTVGCVAAAILLAVIISLGLSRPARKAEAFAREIARGNFDAALDVRQGDEIGRLCASLVSITGVLKDLSARLAETTEAITVGKLRTKASAEGLEGEFAVVLGRGNEIADALIKYLDTIPLPVMTVDTELNVLFLNEQGRTLGGFATHGDYAAVNCHDIFRTSDCHTAQCACTRSMRSGEMETSETDAHPQGMDLDIKYTGKPILDARGKVVGAVEIVVDQTEILGMQRKVERLAQQASSISHTLAEASTDLGAQVEQANRGTQIQNARTEETATAMEEMNATVLEVAKNASRAAENTGETMNKAQEGARVVNQVVEAIREVQAHAERLKADMTGLGDQAHSIGTIIEVISDIADQTNLLALNAAIEAARAGEAGRGFAVVADEVRKLAEKTMSATTEVNNAVGAIQQSSRVNIASTDTAAKAIEASTRLADKALVVLDEIVAFSDDSSEQVQSIAAASEQQSASAEEISRATEDISRVSSETSKSMNHAASAVNDLQRLAAELDDLIQQMVA, from the coding sequence ATGAAGTTCAACAGGTTGCCTATCTTCGCCAGACTCGCCATCGGTTTCTCTCTCCTCGCGCTGCTCTTCACCGGGTTCGCCGTGTTTCAGGAACAGGCCATCGACGGCCTTTCCGACTTTCAGGAACAACAGAAAACGGCCGCCGCAGAGGTGGTTTCCCTCCTTCGCCTGGATTCGAGGCTCGAAGCCATAAACGGATTCTTCGCCCACGCGCTGATCCGCCAGGACCTGTCCGATGCCAGAAAAAAGTCGGTCGAACTCAAGGCCCGGGCCGCCGAGGACCTGAAACTGGTCGAAGGGCTGGGCAAGGAGCTGGGCATGGAGTCCAACGTGGCCGAACTCACCGCGGCCTACGGACAGCTCATGGACATGATGGACAAGGAACTCCTGCCGCTGCTGCAGAAGAGCGACGCCAGCCGGTTGCGGCTCTACTCCATGAGCCAGCGGGTGGAAAAGCAGTTCCAGATCGCCATGGACCAGACGGACGCCCTGCTTGAAGGCGTCAACGAGCGGCTGCTCTCCCGCCAGGCGTCCTTCACGACGACCCTGGAACATCTGAGCGAGACCACCACCCTGGTCACCGTTGGCTGCGTGGCCGCCGCAATCCTGCTGGCCGTGATCATCTCCCTCGGGCTTTCTCGCCCGGCGCGCAAGGCCGAGGCCTTTGCCCGCGAGATCGCCAGGGGCAATTTCGACGCCGCCCTGGACGTGCGCCAGGGAGACGAGATCGGCCGCCTCTGCGCCAGCCTGGTCTCCATCACCGGGGTGCTCAAGGACCTCTCGGCCAGACTGGCCGAGACCACCGAGGCGATCACCGTGGGCAAGCTGCGCACCAAGGCTTCGGCCGAGGGGCTGGAAGGCGAGTTCGCCGTGGTCCTGGGCCGGGGCAACGAGATCGCCGACGCGCTGATCAAGTACCTGGACACCATCCCGCTGCCGGTGATGACCGTGGACACCGAACTGAACGTCCTGTTCCTGAACGAGCAGGGCCGGACCCTGGGCGGGTTCGCGACCCACGGCGACTACGCCGCGGTCAACTGCCACGACATCTTCAGGACCTCGGATTGCCATACCGCGCAATGCGCCTGCACCCGATCCATGCGCTCCGGCGAGATGGAGACCTCCGAGACCGACGCCCATCCCCAGGGCATGGACCTGGACATCAAGTACACGGGCAAGCCCATCCTCGACGCGCGCGGCAAGGTGGTCGGCGCGGTGGAGATCGTGGTGGACCAGACCGAGATCCTGGGCATGCAGCGCAAGGTCGAGCGGCTGGCCCAGCAGGCGTCGTCCATTTCCCACACCCTGGCCGAGGCCTCCACCGACCTGGGCGCGCAGGTGGAACAGGCCAACCGGGGCACCCAGATCCAGAACGCCCGCACCGAGGAGACCGCCACGGCCATGGAGGAAATGAACGCCACGGTTTTGGAAGTCGCCAAAAACGCCAGCCGAGCCGCCGAAAACACCGGCGAGACCATGAACAAGGCCCAGGAAGGGGCCAGGGTGGTCAATCAGGTGGTCGAGGCCATCCGCGAGGTCCAGGCCCACGCCGAGCGGCTCAAGGCGGACATGACCGGCCTGGGCGACCAGGCCCACTCCATCGGGACCATCATCGAGGTCATCAGCGATATCGCGGACCAGACCAACCTGCTGGCGCTGAACGCGGCCATCGAGGCCGCCCGCGCGGGCGAGGCCGGGCGCGGCTTCGCCGTGGTCGCGGACGAGGTCCGCAAGCTGGCCGAGAAGACCATGTCCGCTACCACCGAGGTCAACAACGCGGTCGGCGCCATCCAGCAGTCGAGCCGCGTGAACATCGCCTCCACGGACACGGCGGCCAAGGCCATCGAGGCCAGCACCCGGCTGGCGGACAAGGCCCTGGTGGTCCTGGACGAGATCGTGGCCTTCTCCGACGATTCCTCCGAGCAGGTTCAGTCCATTGCCGCCGCCTCGGAGCAGCAGTCCGCCTCGGCCGAGGAAATCTCCCGCGCCACCGAGGACATCAGCCGGGTCTCCAGCGAAACCAGCAAGTCCATGAACCACGCGGCGTCCGCCGTCAACGACCTGCAACGGTTGGCCGCCGAGCTGGACGACCTGATCCAGCAGATGGTCGCCTAG
- a CDS encoding cache domain-containing protein, with product MLRWTGVILAVWLAAIPAFSAEKPPRPKAVRSDIQLAVQVAASGLGGLVAGVEGREERLRLIRGYVAKARFFPDGEGYFFVYDLEGICVAHGVQPELVGRSLINLKDASGFSVIRALVEVGRKGGGYIEYAWPKPGSEGDFDKIGYVEAIPGTDYIIGSGLYFVDLR from the coding sequence GTGCTCCGTTGGACAGGCGTCATACTGGCCGTTTGGTTGGCCGCAATCCCGGCGTTTTCCGCCGAGAAGCCTCCCCGTCCCAAGGCCGTGCGCTCGGATATCCAGCTGGCCGTTCAGGTGGCGGCCTCGGGCCTGGGCGGACTGGTGGCGGGCGTCGAAGGGCGGGAGGAGCGGCTGCGCCTCATTCGCGGCTATGTGGCCAAGGCCCGTTTCTTCCCCGACGGCGAGGGGTACTTCTTCGTCTACGATCTGGAGGGCATCTGCGTGGCCCACGGCGTTCAGCCCGAGTTGGTGGGCCGCTCCCTCATAAATCTGAAGGATGCGTCTGGGTTCTCCGTGATCCGAGCCCTGGTCGAAGTGGGCCGCAAGGGCGGCGGCTACATAGAATACGCCTGGCCCAAGCCGGGCAGCGAGGGCGACTTCGACAAGATCGGCTACGTGGAAGCCATCCCCGGCACCGACTACATCATCGGTTCCGGCCTCTATTTCGTGGATCTCCGCTAG
- a CDS encoding mechanosensitive ion channel family protein, with translation MPENVNLVAYLAGITFAALAAYLWLHARVTSFRESRVRRITKLLKDPETAAAMPTEVLSDSQERQERNQIIKGVRSRFTIIRRTLVLCVFVVWVMALTFPFIGKLPSTMLSIIIAVTTAVVGIAARPLVENMISGIVISFSRQLRVGDTLMMDGQYGTVEDISITHTKIKTWDWKRYVIPNSRMLNKEFVNLTLNDSLLWAYLEFSVSYEADLGEVSDIATRVAATSQHHNAQEPPQFWVMRMDKESVTCWVAAWADSPAEAWNLKSDIATRLIREFQERNIPTHMNNVNLAGAAPA, from the coding sequence ATGCCCGAAAACGTGAATCTCGTCGCCTACCTCGCCGGCATAACCTTCGCGGCCCTGGCCGCCTATCTCTGGCTCCACGCCAGGGTGACTTCCTTCCGGGAAAGCCGCGTGCGACGGATAACCAAGCTGCTCAAGGACCCCGAGACCGCAGCCGCCATGCCCACCGAGGTCCTGTCCGACAGCCAGGAGCGCCAGGAACGCAACCAGATCATCAAGGGCGTCCGGTCCCGGTTCACCATCATCCGCAGGACCCTGGTCCTGTGCGTGTTCGTGGTCTGGGTCATGGCCCTGACCTTTCCCTTCATCGGCAAGCTGCCGAGCACCATGCTGTCCATCATCATCGCCGTGACCACGGCGGTGGTCGGCATCGCGGCCCGGCCCCTGGTGGAGAACATGATCTCCGGCATCGTCATCAGCTTCTCGCGCCAGCTCCGGGTGGGCGACACCCTGATGATGGACGGCCAGTACGGAACCGTCGAGGACATCTCCATCACCCACACCAAGATCAAGACCTGGGACTGGAAGCGGTACGTCATCCCCAACAGCCGGATGCTCAACAAGGAGTTCGTCAACCTGACGCTCAACGACTCCCTGCTCTGGGCCTATCTGGAATTCTCGGTCTCCTACGAGGCGGACCTGGGCGAGGTCAGCGACATCGCCACGCGCGTGGCCGCCACCAGCCAGCACCACAACGCGCAGGAGCCGCCGCAGTTCTGGGTCATGCGCATGGACAAGGAGAGCGTGACCTGCTGGGTGGCCGCCTGGGCAGACTCCCCGGCCGAGGCGTGGAACCTCAAGAGCGACATCGCCACCCGGCTCATCCGGGAGTTCCAGGAGCGGAACATTCCCACCCACATGAACAACGTCAATCTGGCCGGAGCCGCCCCGGCCTGA
- a CDS encoding DUF4389 domain-containing protein, translating into MATETRATTVSRTEILKRFLVTLVCMIFFEVLKLIVQVAVLFQYGYLLVSRKRSEPLRAYCNVLSQYGYRLLRYATLNDNRRPFPFAEFPSDEDCEPPVKQVQFR; encoded by the coding sequence ATGGCCACAGAAACCCGCGCCACCACCGTCAGCCGCACTGAAATCCTGAAACGGTTCCTGGTCACCCTGGTGTGCATGATCTTTTTCGAAGTCCTGAAGCTCATCGTCCAGGTGGCCGTCCTCTTCCAGTACGGCTACCTGCTGGTCTCCAGGAAGCGGAGCGAACCGCTCCGGGCATACTGCAACGTGCTTTCGCAATACGGCTACCGGCTGCTGCGCTACGCCACCCTGAACGACAACAGGCGGCCGTTCCCCTTTGCCGAGTTCCCGTCGGACGAGGATTGCGAGCCGCCGGTGAAGCAGGTACAGTTCCGCTGA
- a CDS encoding cysteine-rich small domain-containing protein, whose product MKNSYRFFSNTDCEYFPCHKTRRPERFNCLFCYCPLYFFEECGGNYRILDSGVKDCTDCLIPHTPEGYDHILARLRQRFAEVRDGVGEE is encoded by the coding sequence ATGAAGAACAGCTACCGCTTTTTCAGCAACACGGACTGCGAGTACTTTCCCTGCCACAAGACCCGGCGGCCGGAACGGTTCAACTGCCTGTTCTGCTACTGCCCGCTCTACTTTTTCGAGGAGTGCGGCGGCAACTACCGGATTCTGGATTCCGGGGTCAAGGACTGCACCGACTGCCTGATCCCTCACACCCCGGAGGGATACGATCACATCCTGGCGCGGCTGCGGCAGCGGTTCGCCGAGGTCCGGGACGGGGTCGGAGAGGAATGA
- a CDS encoding HD-GYP domain-containing protein, which yields MIKKISIEELEPGMEVVQVAHDMWQRLPYLYMEPGIIESEEEVARLLELGYKETFVALDDGEGMTDEERLNELIAGRDHDREQKPRVPFHQALGDAMVTYEDAMAHAMHIVRDAKLGRKMDYATSLETASAIVESAVSNPDTLVCLAKLSDFDDYTYTHSINVAAIAVVFGEYIGMSREELILLGVSGMMHDLGKTTVPAAIINKPGRLSKAECEEIKRHPAYGRTILQRNGDIPTQVLEAVKHHHEKYNGSGYPGGLVRKDIPAFARILCLADVYDALTSDRCYKQAILPNKALGIMYGMRDQDFDPMEVQLFIKCLGIFPAGSFVRLNTGEYALVFESNSSQPLTPKIRIVMDQAMNPIQTRDVDLMDQEEPPSRIEIVDCADPSAYRKNLLSYLSGN from the coding sequence ATGATCAAAAAAATTTCCATAGAAGAGCTGGAACCCGGCATGGAGGTGGTCCAGGTGGCCCACGACATGTGGCAACGGCTCCCCTACCTGTACATGGAACCCGGCATCATCGAGTCCGAGGAGGAGGTGGCCCGGTTGCTGGAGCTGGGCTACAAGGAGACCTTCGTGGCCCTGGACGACGGGGAGGGGATGACCGACGAGGAGCGCCTCAACGAGCTTATCGCCGGGCGCGACCACGACCGCGAGCAGAAGCCGCGCGTGCCCTTCCACCAGGCTCTGGGCGACGCCATGGTCACCTACGAGGACGCCATGGCCCACGCCATGCACATCGTCCGAGACGCCAAGCTGGGGCGCAAGATGGACTACGCCACCTCCCTGGAGACGGCCAGCGCCATCGTCGAGTCCGCGGTGTCCAACCCGGACACCCTGGTCTGCCTGGCCAAGCTGTCCGACTTCGACGACTACACCTACACCCACTCCATCAACGTGGCCGCCATCGCCGTGGTCTTCGGCGAGTACATCGGCATGTCCCGCGAGGAGCTCATCCTGCTCGGCGTCTCCGGCATGATGCACGACCTGGGCAAGACCACGGTCCCGGCCGCGATCATCAACAAGCCGGGCCGCCTGAGCAAGGCCGAGTGCGAGGAGATCAAGCGCCACCCGGCCTACGGACGGACCATCCTGCAACGCAACGGCGACATCCCGACCCAGGTGCTGGAGGCGGTCAAGCACCACCACGAGAAATACAACGGGTCCGGCTATCCGGGCGGCCTGGTCCGCAAGGACATTCCCGCGTTCGCGCGCATCCTCTGCCTGGCGGACGTCTACGACGCCCTGACTTCGGACCGCTGCTACAAGCAGGCCATCCTGCCCAACAAGGCGCTGGGCATCATGTACGGCATGCGCGACCAGGACTTCGACCCCATGGAGGTCCAGCTGTTCATCAAGTGTCTGGGCATCTTCCCGGCGGGCAGCTTCGTCCGGCTCAACACCGGGGAGTACGCCCTGGTCTTCGAGTCCAACTCCAGCCAGCCGCTGACCCCCAAGATACGGATCGTCATGGACCAGGCAATGAACCCGATCCAGACGCGGGACGTGGACCTCATGGACCAGGAGGAACCGCCCTCGCGCATCGAGATCGTTGATTGCGCCGATCCTTCGGCCTACCGCAAGAACCTCTTGTCCTACCTGAGCGGGAACTGA
- a CDS encoding flagellar brake protein — MTVQADAKVMKIPGVQLSISLGKDVIVRVPGMDLAYRGKIVGFDPYDYLIASIRLPSSLREELAMGGQIIVKYVHQGTVYGFKTLVRNAISSPTSLLFFDYPTVMEKVQLRRDSRTNCNLDGTLYSDEGEHDCLILNISSTGCRVSVRAKARDRIAAVEAGAILILSLNLGAEGAIKLPIMVRNVQREQGLLTLGSMFLDPNAEEEERIGNYLERMQRLTR, encoded by the coding sequence ATGACCGTGCAAGCCGACGCCAAGGTCATGAAGATACCCGGCGTCCAGCTTTCGATCTCGCTGGGCAAGGACGTCATCGTCCGGGTGCCGGGAATGGACCTCGCGTACCGTGGCAAAATCGTCGGCTTCGATCCCTACGACTACCTCATCGCCTCCATCCGTCTGCCCTCCAGCCTTCGCGAGGAGCTGGCCATGGGCGGCCAGATCATCGTCAAGTACGTCCACCAGGGAACCGTCTACGGGTTCAAGACCCTCGTCCGCAACGCCATCAGCTCTCCCACCTCCCTCCTCTTCTTCGACTACCCGACGGTCATGGAAAAAGTGCAGCTGCGCCGGGATTCCCGGACCAACTGCAACCTCGACGGAACCCTCTATTCCGACGAGGGCGAACACGACTGCCTGATCTTGAACATCAGCAGCACGGGCTGCAGAGTGTCGGTCCGCGCCAAGGCGCGTGACCGAATCGCCGCCGTGGAGGCCGGGGCCATCCTGATCCTCAGCCTGAACCTCGGCGCCGAGGGCGCCATCAAGCTGCCCATCATGGTTCGCAACGTGCAGCGCGAGCAGGGGTTGCTCACGCTGGGGTCCATGTTCCTCGACCCCAACGCCGAAGAAGAGGAACGCATCGGCAACTACCTTGAACGAATGCAGCGACTGACCCGGTAA
- the amrA gene encoding AmmeMemoRadiSam system protein A has protein sequence MSDFRFELTDEEKNYLRSLVAASIDSGLHPGQGAARPDEPPTDKLREHLGAFVTLKLGGSLRGCIGNIVGTGELFRTVWNMARSAAFQDPRFPPLTEGEFGAVEYEISVLGPITPCPDPTLVEVGRHGLIMRRGGRSGLLLPQVPVEWNWDRETFLAQTCVKAGLPRNAWKEPDTDILWFEAVVF, from the coding sequence GTGTCCGATTTCCGTTTCGAACTCACCGACGAGGAAAAGAACTACCTGCGCTCCCTGGTGGCGGCGTCCATCGACTCCGGGCTGCACCCCGGCCAGGGCGCGGCCCGACCGGACGAGCCGCCCACGGACAAGCTGCGCGAGCACCTGGGCGCGTTCGTCACCCTCAAGCTCGGCGGCTCCCTGCGCGGGTGCATCGGCAACATCGTGGGCACGGGCGAGCTGTTTCGCACGGTCTGGAACATGGCCCGGTCCGCCGCCTTCCAGGACCCGCGCTTCCCGCCCCTGACCGAGGGCGAGTTCGGGGCCGTGGAGTACGAGATTTCGGTCCTCGGCCCGATCACGCCGTGCCCGGACCCGACCCTGGTGGAGGTCGGCCGCCACGGGCTGATCATGCGCCGGGGGGGGCGGTCCGGCCTGCTCCTGCCCCAGGTGCCGGTGGAGTGGAACTGGGACCGCGAGACCTTCCTGGCCCAGACCTGCGTCAAGGCGGGGCTTCCCCGCAACGCCTGGAAGGAGCCGGACACCGACATCCTCTGGTTCGAGGCCGTGGTCTTCTGA